The region CGGCAGAGGCACTCTCTGTGGTCGGCAGTCTGCTGGCATCACGTTCGATTCCTGTTTTCCCCGTCGCGGTGGGGAGTGATCGCGAAGTTGCAGATCTCGAACTGGTCGAATTGAACTCGGACGACGTCGCCTTTCAGAATGATCCACTCATCGTGGCGGCTCAAGTTAAAGGACGCGGGATTCTCCCACAGACTGTGAAAGTCACATTGAAGGACGGTGCCTCAGGGAAGGTGCTTGAGACACGCGATCTGTTTCTTAACGGAAGTAAAAAGTTAGAAACGGTCGAGTTCTCCTGGATTCCTGAATCGCCGGGCGAGTTTTCACTGGTGGCGGAAGTGGCGCCACTGGCTGATGAACCTGATCAGGAAAACAATCGCCAGACGCGTAAGGTCAAAGTTCGAGGAGATAAGCTGCGTGTCTTACTTGTCGAATCGACGCCGCGCTACGAGTTTCGATTTCTGAAACAGTTTCTCGAGCGGGAACCTTCTGTCGAACTGCAGACACTTCTCCAGGAAGCGGATCTCGAATATGCAAAAGAGGATCGCACCGCGATACGGAACTTCCCGATTCGACGGGAAGATTTTGCGGCACTCGATGTCCTGATTCTCGGCGATATTGATCCCCGGCTGCTGAGCCCATCGAGCCTGGAGTTGATTGATGACTTCGTTCGCAATCAGGGGGGCGGGTTGATTGTGATCGCTGGGGAATTGAATAACCCTTCCAAGTGGAGTGGTTCGTTACTCGAAAAACTGCTGCCATTCCGAGTCAGTGATGCCCAACTCCCCGAGCGTGCGGAGACTCCCTTCCAGCCACTATTAACATTCGAAGCGACGCGTGGCTCGCGATTGTTTCGATTCGCGCAGTCTCCAGCCGAGAATCAGTCGATCTGGAATGAGTTAGCTCCGTGGTTCTGGAATCTGCAGATCAGTGCCCTTAAACCCGGGGCTGCGGTGCTGGTTGAACGTCAAGATCGCGGCCAGCGAACAGCTAATCCACTGATCATTTTGCAGCGTGTGGGAGTCGGGAAAGTTCTGTTTCTGGCGACAGATGAAACCTGGCGCTGGCGATTCCGCCAGGGTGACCACATTTTTGGCAAGTTCTGGGTTCAGGCGATTCGGTTTATGAGTCGCCGGCAGAACGATGACGAAGAACCTGTTCGCTTTTTGGCAGATCGTGCGACCTATGAAATTGGCCAGAAAGTTCACCTGACTCTCGAAGTAAATGATGAACGGGCCTTACCACAGGGAACCGAAAAACTCATCGCTCAGGTCGAATCTGCCGAGGGACAACGAGAAACCATTGAACTCCGAAGGACAGGACAATCCGCGGCTGTTTTCGAAGCGGACTGGACTCCCATTCGTGAGGGGCCGTATCGCCTGCAGATGGTCGATGACAAATTGCTGGCCAAGCTGCCGCTACTCTCGATTCTGGTCACAGCGCCGCAGAAAGAACTTCTGGCGACAGCCGCCAATACGGCGGATCTGAAGCTGGCGGCAGAAGCGACTCGTGGCCAGTATCTGCCGATCGATCGAATCGAGGAACTTCCCGAGCTGTTGCCTCGCAGCCAGTTGTTGCCAGTGGCGACGATTGAATCGGTAAGAATCTGGAATCGCTGGGAGTTATTGATTCTGCTGGGAAGCTTGATCTGTCTGGAATGGGGGCTGCGCAGGCGCTGGCAGACGCTATAATCGACTGTTGCTCCAGAAGCGTGAGCGACCGATTTCCCACGGATGGATGGGAGCGATGAGGTGTGTTGATGGCCGGCCAATCACGAAATGCGGGATGGTCTGGCGAACTTTCGGGGACAGAGCGCTCTCGAAGATCCGCTCCGGCCACATTCGGAAAATCCTCTGCGCAAAAGATTCTCGAAACGTTCGCAGATCTGCAGCGATTCATTACCTGGCATCGAGCGATTCAGGGGTTTTGTCTGCTGATCATCTGGTGGAGCCTGGTGACTCTGGTCGGGGGAATGTTTGACTACTGGCTGCGTCCAGCCGACTGGCCATCTCGATCGTTATGGCTGATCGTCTTTCTGGGAGTGGGAAGCTATGGGATTCGAACGCTCTGGCGAAGTTCATCACTTCAAACCCTGAGTGCTGTCGGGCTGGGGCTACAACTGGAGCGGAAGCAACCACAACTGGTCGATCGACTGGCCAGTGGAGTCGAATTTTCATCGCGAGCTTTTGATCGGGATGCCGGTTCGGTGGCCTTGCAGAAATACGCGATCGATCTGGCTGCCAGCAAACTTCCCCGCAAGCCTGCCGAACTCGTCGTCAATTCTGGCCACACTTTACGTCTGGCAGTCATGGCGGTGACGTTCCTGACTGTGCTGGGTGGTTTCGCCATGACGCGCCCGGTATTGGCACGCACGGCTCTGGCTCGCCTGTATACGCCCTGGCTGGCGGTCAACTGGCCGGAAAATGTCCACCTGCAGATTCTTTCGGCGAAAGATGGTCTTCCGACATCACTCTCGCACAAGCTCATGGATCCGGTGCCGTTTTCCCACCTGACGAGTGCAGAGCAGATTGAATCTGCTCCCTCCAGTGAAGAAGTTCCGCTTGATCACCGGCTGGGGAGCACTCTGGATGTTCTGGTCTATAACCGCCGCGGAAAGCTACCCGACAATTTACAGCTTGAGACCACCACGTCAGAGCCAGTGGATGCGCAGTCAATTCAAAATGTGACGCCGATGATTCCTGCCGGTGTGGCACTCGAGATTCCCGATCCTCGCCCACTCGAAAGATTTCTGCCCAAGCAGATTTCACCCGTAGAAGTCAAAAACGGTGTGTTGAACCGCTTCACGGAGATGGCACTTTTTCAGTTGCCGGTCACTCAGAACCGCATGTGGTTTCGTGTTGCCGGTGGAGATCATGCGACAGCGTGGCGGCTGATTCGAGGGATTGAACCCGTTCGTCTGGAGCGATTTCAGATTCGTTTAGAACCACCCACGTATTTGCAGCAAACTCATGTGACACTTCCTGAGAATGTGGGGAGCTTTGAGGCTCCTGTGGGTTCGAGAGTTTTTTTCGAGGGAACAACTTCACGCCAGACCACATCGGCCCGCTTGCGATTCGGCGATGGAAAATCCTTAAAGCTGCGGCTTTTGCCCAAGACACAGGAAGTTCAAGGCGTCTTCGCACTTACGCAGCCTGGAAATGGTTCATGGACGATCGAGCTATCTGATGCCACCGGCATTCAAGAGATCGATCCCACTCGATTCCCTTTTCGAGTGATTGCCGACCAGGCCCCCATCGTCACGCTTGAAGCGCCGGAAACCGATCTGACAGTCACCATGCAGGCGATGATCCCTTTAAGGGCTCGTGCGCGTGATGATCACAGCCTGGCACTGACTGGATTTGCCTATCGCTGGAATGGAACAGCTCAGTGGGAAACGCTGGCCTCATGGCCTGTGAGCTTCGACAATCAGGGAGCTGAGCTTGCTTCAGCAGAAAGACAATCTCAGTTCGAAACCACTCTCGATCTTGCCAAGTTGACTGTTCCAGAATCTTCCCCAAGGGAAATGAAAATCTCGGTCATGGCGTTTGCTCGAGACCGCTTTCATCTGGGAACTGCGCCCGAAGATGCCGATGGAGACGAACTCGGTCATGAAGGCCGCAGCACGATTCGCTGGATTACGATTCTGACCCCAGCGGAAAAGCAGAATGAACTCGCTGAGCGTGTATTGAGTCAGATCGAAGCTCTCAGGAGAGTTCGCGAGCGACTGGAAAAAGGTCGGCAGACTGCCACCGAATGGGCCACAACTCAGCGGCGGCTCCAGGAGGAAAAGTCGAATGTTCCTCCCGACGCCACACTTCAGGAATTGGGGCGACAACTGACGCAAGCCAACGAACAGGCCCGCCAGCAGGTGGAAGCGAATATTATTCCCGAGTTCGAGCGAATCCGTCGGGAAGGGATGGAAAATCAGGTCATCGATGAAACGCAAGCGAGAGAATGGCAAGCGGTAAAAGAGGAACTCCGGGAACTGACGACTGGCCCACTGACCGATTTAGCAGAGCTTTCCTCGAAAGCCTCACAACCCATTTCTCAAAAGGAAACGACCCCTGCGAAAGATGATTCTGATCCATCCCAGGCTGACCCGTCTCAGACGCTGGCTGAGGCTCTCCGTCAGAACCAGGAAGCGGCCATCGAGACGACCAGCGCTCTGATTTCTCGATTGAGTCAGTGGGAGGGGAAGCGGGGATTGCAGCGGGAACTTGATGAACTGCAAAAGCAGCAAGCCGCTCTGCAGAAGGAATCGGCTGAGCTTGCGACAGAAACGATTGCCCGTGGTGAAATGGAGTTGAGCAGCCAACAGAAAAGCCAGTTACTCACGTTGAAAGATCGTCAACGGGCCTTGGCAGGACGTGTGGAACAATGGCGAAAAACGCTTGGTCAACTGCAAGCGGGAACTCGATCAGCCAAAGCAGAGATGGACCTTGAAGATCGCCAGAGCCTGAAGAGTTCTCAACAGATTTTCGATCAGGCCGCACTCCAGGAGCTGGCTCTGGATGCGGCTGAACATCTGGCTGAAAACCAGCTGGGAAAGGCCGCGGAAAAACAGACTCAGCTACTCAATGGCATGGAGAAACTTCGTCAGGAATTTCTGAATCGACCGCCTGCAGCCGATGAGTTATTGCTGGGGAAAATCGAAAATCTCGAACGGGATGTTCAGGAAGAACTCCTCAAAACATTGAGCCAGCCCGACCAGAACAGTACCGATGAAGAACAACTGCAAAAACGGACGCGTGATGAGGAACTCTCTGCCAGAGCCGGCAAGCTGGGTTTGAGACGAGCCGCTGCGACACTCGAACAAGCGGCGGAGGTGACATCACCTCGCGACAGAAAAAGTTCTGATGCTTCTCGCAAAGACGAGGAGCCAGACGAACTGTCCCCCGAGGAACTGACACTCCGGCGCCAGCGGGAAGAGCAGCGGCGGGAACTGATGGAACAGGCCACTCGGGAAATTGCTCAAGAACGCCGCCTGTTGCAGGAAAAGCTGCTTGCCGAGAAGATTTCGAAAGTCGTGGATCAGCTTCAATCGTTGCTGGAGCGTGTGCAGGGACAAGATGCAGAAATTCAGCGATTGGCTCAGATTGGTGGAACGGCGGGCCAATTCAGCAGATCACAATTGAAGACGTTAATTGGTGTGGCAGAAGCCACAACATCGATTCGTGATGAGTTAGGTGCGATTGCGGAGAACGTGGCACCGGCAGAAATTTTGTCGTGGAGCATTCGTCAAACTTCTGAGCTGGCAGGTCATGTCGCTCGCGATTTGCGGGAACGACAGGTTGAGCCAGCAGCCCGGGAGCGCAGCCAGCAGTTGATCAAACGACTCACGGCCATCGTGCAGGTGCTCCGTGAATCGTCCTCAAGCCAGTCACAGACCGGGTCTGGTGGCGGTCGTTCCACCGAGAATGGGCCCGCAAATCAGGAAGGTAGCGGCCCACCCGGTGAAGCGATATCCAAGCTGGTGCAACTGCGGCTCATTCGCGACTTGCAGCAGGATCTCATGGCGCGAACCAAAGAGTTTGAGGCGGACGGTGCTCAGGGAACAACAGACGTTCAACGAGAACAACTCGCCCGGGAACAGGCGGAACTTCGTGAGCTGCTTTCGAACCTGCTGGATCAACTTTCTTCGCAGGCTTCAAGTCGTCCCAGCGAGAATCGTCCCAGCGAGAAGCCACTTTCGGAACAGCCGGCACCGAGTCCTCCGCTCAAAGACTCAACAGACAGGCCAATCGATCGTCCATTCAATGGGCCTGCAGACGAAGGGAGTCAGCCATGAAACCATTCCGGAATTCTGTTCTAAGGAAGACGATGGCAAGTTGGCTGCTACCTGGCTGCATGCTGCTTTCGGTAGGGAATGCCGTATTAGCGGGTCAATCGGAACCTGACGGAGGACTCTCTCCAGATGCGAACCGGCCGGTTGCAACCCCGCCTGACCAGCCGGTGAAATCATCTGCAACCGGCCTGTCACCGCAGCAACTTTCGGCGGAACTTCTCAAGCAGATCGATCAATCGGAGGCGGCACTGCGATCTGCAAAACCAGTTCGCCCCGGAGCCACAGCCGAGCAGCCGGCTTCTTTGCATCAAAAGAACTCTATTGAGTTGTTGAACAAACTCATTCAGCAACTTGAACAGCAATCTGAGAATTCTGATTCCCCCGGAGGTTCTCCCGAGAACAATTCTTCTCCTGCCAATCCCGATGCTTCGTCCAAGCCCGAATCTGGCAAGTCTCAAGGTCAGTCTTCTGAGAAAGAATCTTCGCGGCAACAAAAAGAGACGACAACCAAAGATCAAGCTGCGAAGAGCGACGCATCCCAGCAGGGAAGCTCTCAAAAGCAAGGTGACAACGCGAACGCAAATGAAGCGGAAGCCGGCAACCGCGAGCGTGAACGACTGGCGAAAGAAGCTGCCCGCAAGCGACAACTCGAAGTCGATGTCTGGGGCCACCTGCCCGATACGGTGCGTGGTGAATTGCTCAATTCTTTTGATGAACGCATCCTGCCCTCGTATGAGCGGCTGGTCAAGAAATACTACGAGGCGCTGGCAGAAGGACAGCCGGCATCTGGTGGTGCCAAAGGATCTCCACCATCATCAGCAGCCGGTGGCAAGTCGCCAGTGGGCAAAGATTGAGTCGCTGGCGCGTAGTCGACGTGCCATAGATAAAGTCCGTGGGCCGGTGCTGTTTCACCCGCCCGTCGGCGATCCTGCAGATCAACAATCTCACGCAGTTTTTCCGGGCCCCACTTGCCGCGACCAATATGGATCAACGTCCCGGCAATTGTGCGTACCATGTTGTAGAGAAAACCATTGGCCGTGATCTCCATGCAGAGGAACTCACCCTCAGGATCGAGTTGGCATTCCTCAGATGGAGGGCCGTTTTCTCCCAGCAGATTCCAGTTTCGAATGCGTTGCACACTGGCTTTTATGACTGTTCGCACACTGGTTTTTCGATTAGGCCATTGCGTTTCGAGGCTGCGAAAATCGAATGTGCCGACGATCTGCCGAATCGCGAAGTCCATCGCCTGTTCATCGAGCCTCGTGCGATGCCAGAGTGCGTACTGCCGATAGAAAGGTGACCAGACGGGCGCGTTGTGAAAGAGGTAGCGATAGGTTTTGAGCCGGGCATGAAACTGGGCATGAAAACCGGGCTGCACATCTTCGACCTGCCGGATCACGATGTCATCGGGCAGAAATCTTTGCAGTGCTGGTCGAAAGTTGGCTGCGGGAACAGGGCTCGTCGTCGAGAAACTCACGACTTGCCCAACAGCATGCACACCGGCATCGGTCCGCCCAGCCGCATAGAGGACGGGAGTCTCGGCGGTGAATTCTTGAATCGCCTGCATGAGCGTCGATTGAATGCTCACGCCGTTGGGCTGAGTTTGCCAGCCGCAATAGGCCGTTCCATCGTAGGCAATGGTCAGCTTCAATGTTCGCGAGAGATTGTTCACTGGTCGTGAAAGGAACCTTTACTGTAGGGCAGGCTCCCGCCTGCCGGTGGTGGTATGTGGCTGCGTTAATCAAGGGCTCGCGCAGGCGACGGGGTGGCTGGGGTCAAACGTCCTCGTTTGCCCCCAGTTCATGGGACTATGATCGTTTTTGATGAAGAGCTTTAAAAGTCATGAATGTATGTCTCGGATGCATTTGCGCTCGAGAACTTGATTGACCAGGGGGCGGATGAAGACATCCGACCCCTGCCACCCTGCCGATTAATAGGCATCTCAACAGTTGTTGACGTGACGGAAGCGAAGATTGGTGCATTGGCATGCACCCTACATTTTTTGAGCAACTTGATTGGCAGGCGGGAGCCGCCCTACCAGATCGGGCCTCAGGCGATCGGGTGGCGGGGTTCAATGCGAGCTTTGCCCACCCAGGGCCTCAAGATTTCCGGGATTTCAATCCCGCCATCAGCCAACTGATAGTTCTCCAACACGGCAATTAAGGCGCGACTGATGGCCACACAGGTTCCATTGAGTGTGTGGACATGCTGCGTTCCCTTCTTCTCCGGCAGACGGCAGCGAATCCCCAGCCGACGCGATTGAAAATCGGTGCAGTTCGATGCTGAAGTCACTTCGCCAAAGGTGTTTCGTCCGGGCATCCAGGCTTCTAAATCGTACTTGCGATAGGCTGGTGCTCCGAGGTCTCCACTGCAGGTATCGAGGACCTGATAAGGAATGCCCAACTGCTGGAAGACTTCTTCTTCGATGGCCACGATCTCTTCGTGCATCGCGTTGGAAGCGGCCAGGTCGGGAGCTGTGAAGGCAAACATCTCGACCTTGGTAAACTGATGAACGCGATAAATCCCCCGGCTGGCCCGGCCATGAGCGCCGGCTTCTGTGCGGAAGCAATGTGACAATCCGGCCATGCGAATGGGTAACTGTTCGATATCGAGAATCTCATCCTTCAAGGAACCACCCAGCGGGATCTCGGCTGTCGCGACGAGACTCAAATCAGTTCCATTAATTGAGTAGATCTGAGTTTCGTTGCCGCGCGGGTTATAGCCTGTCCCTTCGAGCACTTCGTGGCGTGCCAGATCAGGAGTGACGTAAGGCGTAAAACCTTTGGCCACGAGCTTCTGGATGGCGAACTGCACCAGTGCCAGTTCGAGGAGCACCGCTTCGTTTTTCAAAAAGTAAAAGCCATGGCCAGCGACTTTAGTACCGGCCTGAAAATCAATCAGGTCGCAGATCTCAGCCAGCTCGACGTGATCTCGCACTTTAAAATCGAACGCCTTGGGTGTTCCCCAAGTGCGAATGACTTTGCTGAAGGTTTCATCCGGGCCGACAGGTGCGTCAGGATGAGTCAGATTGGGCACCTGAGCCTGAATTTCGCGCAGGGCAGCTTCGACCTCCTGCTGCTGCGTTTCAAATGTCGCGATTTTCTCGCGCAGAGTCCGGCCTTCGGCTACGAGTTTCTGCTTCTCGGCGGGGTCAGCCACTTTGGGGATGGCCGCCGAAAGTTCCTTCTGGGCATGGCGGGTCTGATCGGCCTGCTGGATGAGTTCAATCCGCTTGTCCCGCAGTTCCAATAATCGCGACAGATCTATGGTCACGTTGCGGTCGGCACAGTTCTTCGTGATCAGTTCGAGATTGTCGCAGATAAACTGAAGATCCAGCATGTTAGCTTTCGCGCGTATGGTCTTATTGGGCTTCAGGAGTTTGAAAGAATCTGGAGGTGCTTGGAACACCGGATTCCCAGAGATGCAATCAAAGAGAATTGGTTCGGATCGTGGCCAGATCAAACATTGGCCAGTTCTTCCCAAAGGATGGCACTGGCCAGAGTTCCCCGATGAAAATCTTCGATTAAGAAATGCTCATCAGGACTGTGCAGATTGTCAGTGTTCTGGCCCCATCCCAAGAGAAGTGTATCGATTTCCAGCAAACGCTTGAAGGTCGCCACTACTGGAATCGAACCACCTTCTCGAATGAAAACCGGAGCTTTTCCGAAACCGGCTTCAATGGCCTTGCTGGCAGCCTGCAGAAATGGGCTTTGCCGATCCATCAGAAATGCAGGGCAACCGTGATCGGCTGTGAACTCCAGTCGGCAGGAGGGGTGCAGGTGACTGCGGAGAAACTCTTCGAGCGATTTCATCAGAACATCTGGATTCTGGTTGGCGACCAGGCGGCAGGTGATTTTGGCTGTGGCACTCGCGGGAACGATGGTTTTCGGGCCGGGGCCCGTATACCCACCGTAGATGCCGTTGAATTCGAGTGTGGGTCTGGCCCAGCGCTGTTCAAGGGGAGTAAAGCCGGCTTCGCCTCGTAAACCGATGGCACCAGTTTCTGCCAGAAAAGCGGCCTGATCGAAAGGGAGCTCGGCGAACCCGGCCCGGTCTGCGTCTGTCAGAGGGACGACATCCGTATAGAAACCTGGCACCTGGACTTCGTTGTGTTCGTTGTGCAAGAGGCTTAAGAGGCGAGTCAATTCGCGAATGGGATTCGGGATGGCTCCTCCGAAGACACCGCTATGCAGATCTTTCCGTGGGCCATGTACGCGGACTTCGCAGGCGAAAATGCCTCTTAAGCCTGTGGTGATGGCTGGCCAGCCTGGCGCGTACTGGCTGGTATCGCTGATGACCGCCACATCGGCTTTGAGTTCGTCGCGGTGCTCTGCGAGAAAGCGTTCGAGGTTCTCGGAACCGACCTCTTCTTCGCCTTCAATAATGTAATCGAGATCAATGGGGAGCTGGCCTTTGGTCTTCATCCAGGCGAGGGCCGAGAGGATGTGTGTAAGCATCTGGCCTTTGTCGTCGGTGGCTCCTCGTGCATAGATTTTGCCATCACGCAGGGTGGGCTTGAAAGGGGGCGTTGTCCAAAGATCCAGAGGGTCTGCCGGTTGAACATCGTAGTGCCCGTAAACAATAGCGCGTCTACGATTTCCTGGTGCGCGATAGCGGGCCCAGACGATCGGATAACCAGCGGTGGGCATGACTTCACACGACCAGCCAGTGCCTGCAATTTGAAACAACTCGCTCAAAGTTGCAGCAGCTTGGTGGAGTGAATCAGCGCACTGAGGATCAGCACTGACGGAGGGGATCGACAGGAGTTGACAAAGAATCTTGACATTTTCTGCACGACGATTTTTCAACTCATCAGCAAGTGTGGATGGCATCATGAAAATCGATCCTTTGCGAGGCGAACCAACGGCCTTGGGGAGGTGTGTATTTTTGCTTCAGCACCATGAGAACTGTCATAGGGTTGTACCAGTTTGATGCAGAAAAAAGGAGTTTGTTCACAAAAGCGACAGATCATGAAAAAGGTGATTCTGGAGAAACAGAGAGAATTGTTAATCCGATGAAAAAGTGAGCGAATCCCGAGAGCATCGGGTGGGTTTAGCATGTAGGATACTGTCAATGGACTAGTCGATATGCGGCAGATGCTTTTTGCAGTTTGGCGCAGAATATGCTTATCCAAAAGATGTTGTCATGGTTGCGGTGCGTCTGTGTTGGACGCGGTGTCAGCCTGAATCTTTGATGTCCTTTCGAGGTGGACGATTTATGAAGATGGGTTCGCGGAAGTCTGGCTTCACACTGATTGAGTTGCTGGTGGTGATTGCAATTATCGCCATCCTGATTGCATTGCTTCTCCCTGCTGTCCAGCAGGCCCGTGAAGCTGCACGCCGTACACAGTGCCGTAACAACCTGAAGCAGTTGGGTCTGGCACTGCACAACTACCATGACAATGCACTGGTTTTCCCACCAGGACACATTGGCTTCAATAACGCCACCACTCCATCGTTCCAGGGTTTCGCCTGGTCAACCATGATCCTGCCGTTTGTGGATCAGGCACCACTTTACAACGTGCTGGCAAACCGCTTTAGTTCCTCAGTGCCTTACTCCACAGCTGTGACTCCTGTTGTACCGACTGCTGCTGAAGTGGCCGCAGTGGCTACGACTTTCCCAGCGATGCGGTGTCCTTCGGACGTGGGTTCCAACCTGGTGAATGCCACTGCCATTTCCGGTACGGCGGCTTCAGCCACCTATGCCAACGCTGTGGGTCGTTCAAACTACCCAGGTGTCACTGGTGTGTGGTTGAACGGTACAACATGGGATGGTTTGGAAACAGCACAGGCTAACTGGACAGTCGCTAACTTCCGTGGCATTTTCGCTGAGAATAGCCGAGTTGGTATCCGCGACATGACTGACGGTACAAGCAACAGTATCGTTGTTGGTGAACGCTGTAGCCCAGCAACTGAGACTGCAGGAACGAATGGTATGGCTTCTTGGGTGAGCTGCTTTGATCGCGGTACACAAGCTGGTCGTTCATCGGCCTACGGCGACGCCGCCCAGCGTATCAATGTGAACGTAGCAAGTGGAACAGTTGTGAGCACTGCCGGTGCTACCGTTGCCATCACAGCTAACGGTCCTCGCGGGCAGAACTCAGCATTCAGCAGTCTCCACACAGGTGGTGCCCACTTCCTGTTGGGTGACGGCACTGTCAAGTTCATCAGCGAGAACATTGACATCACCATCTACCGCAACTTGGCTCGCGTTAACGACGGCAACGTCATTGGCGAGTTCTAATTGAGTCTGGCAGAGCTTTTGTTCTGTCGAACTTCAATGATGATCTTCAAAGTGACCCGTGTGATTAAGAATCACATGGGTCACTTTCTTTTTTGTGACGATTGTCACCGTCTCTCGGTAAGAGAGTGGCTGGCGAGGCTGTGATGATTCTGTGCATGCTGCGATGAAGCCGCTCGTTGATTGCTTGCCCAATACGTGCGAGCTCACCCTCATCCCGGCCTTCTCCCGTCGGAACGGGAGAAGGAGAAAAAACCCTCGCCCGCGTCATCCGGGTGGCAGGGGTCGGATGTCTTCATCCGCCCCCTTATCAATTGAGTTCACCAGCACAGATGCAACTGTTAAGTTCCTCCCAACGAACAATGCGATGAACAACCAGTGTCAAACGAACTGGGGGCAAACGAAGACGTTTGACCCCAGCCACCCGGCCGCCCCCTTATCAATTGAGTTCACCAGCACAGATGCAACTGTTGAGTTCCTCCCAACGAACAATTCGATGAACAACCAGTGTCAAACGAACTGGGGGCAAACGAAGACGTTTGACCCCAGCCACCCAGCTGCTCGTTGATTGCTCGCCCAATACGTTCGAGTTCGCCCTCATCCCGGCCTTCTCCCGTCGGAACGGGCGAAGGCGTTAGAGACTGGCGTGGGAGTTTGTCCAGGCCACGAGCGATTTTAATTGTGAGAGCGCACGGCCATTTTGAATGGTCTCTTGGGCCAGTTGAGTCGCGGAGATCAGATCAGAAGCTTTCCCTGCCAGCCATAATCCCACAGCCGCATTTGCGGTGACCATGTGGGCCGGTGCACCGGCTTCCCCTGCCAGGATTTTCCAGATCAGGGCGGCACTCTCCTGTGGATTCGCCACTTTCAAATCTTCCACCTGGCACTCGGGCAATCCCAGTTGAGCAGCGTTCCAGGTTTCCTGATGAATCGTAGAACCTTCCACAATCCAGACCTGTGTCTGGCCCCACAGACTCACTTCGTCAATTCGATCGCCGCAGATCACTGCGGATTTGCCTGTTCCCAGAAGTGCCAGAGCCTCGGCGACAAGCGCCGCTTCATGAGGTTTGCTGACGCCAAGGACCTGATGCTGGGCACCAGCGGGATTGGTCAAGGGGCCTAACAGATTGAAGATCGTGCGGATACCAAGCTGTTTACGCACAGTGGCAACATGCTTCATGGCGTTATGAAATAACGGGGCAAAACAGAAGCCAATCCCGACTTCATCAATACATTGCGCGACTGCATCAGGGGGTAAATCGAGCCTCACCCCCATCGCTTCTAACACATCAGCCGAACCACTCAAGCTAGTCACACTGCGGTTGCCATGCTTGGCGACGGGACATCCGGCAGCCGCCAC is a window of Planctopirus limnophila DSM 3776 DNA encoding:
- a CDS encoding coiled-coil domain-containing protein, with amino-acid sequence MAGQSRNAGWSGELSGTERSRRSAPATFGKSSAQKILETFADLQRFITWHRAIQGFCLLIIWWSLVTLVGGMFDYWLRPADWPSRSLWLIVFLGVGSYGIRTLWRSSSLQTLSAVGLGLQLERKQPQLVDRLASGVEFSSRAFDRDAGSVALQKYAIDLAASKLPRKPAELVVNSGHTLRLAVMAVTFLTVLGGFAMTRPVLARTALARLYTPWLAVNWPENVHLQILSAKDGLPTSLSHKLMDPVPFSHLTSAEQIESAPSSEEVPLDHRLGSTLDVLVYNRRGKLPDNLQLETTTSEPVDAQSIQNVTPMIPAGVALEIPDPRPLERFLPKQISPVEVKNGVLNRFTEMALFQLPVTQNRMWFRVAGGDHATAWRLIRGIEPVRLERFQIRLEPPTYLQQTHVTLPENVGSFEAPVGSRVFFEGTTSRQTTSARLRFGDGKSLKLRLLPKTQEVQGVFALTQPGNGSWTIELSDATGIQEIDPTRFPFRVIADQAPIVTLEAPETDLTVTMQAMIPLRARARDDHSLALTGFAYRWNGTAQWETLASWPVSFDNQGAELASAERQSQFETTLDLAKLTVPESSPREMKISVMAFARDRFHLGTAPEDADGDELGHEGRSTIRWITILTPAEKQNELAERVLSQIEALRRVRERLEKGRQTATEWATTQRRLQEEKSNVPPDATLQELGRQLTQANEQARQQVEANIIPEFERIRREGMENQVIDETQAREWQAVKEELRELTTGPLTDLAELSSKASQPISQKETTPAKDDSDPSQADPSQTLAEALRQNQEAAIETTSALISRLSQWEGKRGLQRELDELQKQQAALQKESAELATETIARGEMELSSQQKSQLLTLKDRQRALAGRVEQWRKTLGQLQAGTRSAKAEMDLEDRQSLKSSQQIFDQAALQELALDAAEHLAENQLGKAAEKQTQLLNGMEKLRQEFLNRPPAADELLLGKIENLERDVQEELLKTLSQPDQNSTDEEQLQKRTRDEELSARAGKLGLRRAAATLEQAAEVTSPRDRKSSDASRKDEEPDELSPEELTLRRQREEQRRELMEQATREIAQERRLLQEKLLAEKISKVVDQLQSLLERVQGQDAEIQRLAQIGGTAGQFSRSQLKTLIGVAEATTSIRDELGAIAENVAPAEILSWSIRQTSELAGHVARDLRERQVEPAARERSQQLIKRLTAIVQVLRESSSSQSQTGSGGGRSTENGPANQEGSGPPGEAISKLVQLRLIRDLQQDLMARTKEFEADGAQGTTDVQREQLAREQAELRELLSNLLDQLSSQASSRPSENRPSEKPLSEQPAPSPPLKDSTDRPIDRPFNGPADEGSQP
- the truA gene encoding tRNA pseudouridine(38-40) synthase TruA — its product is MNNLSRTLKLTIAYDGTAYCGWQTQPNGVSIQSTLMQAIQEFTAETPVLYAAGRTDAGVHAVGQVVSFSTTSPVPAANFRPALQRFLPDDIVIRQVEDVQPGFHAQFHARLKTYRYLFHNAPVWSPFYRQYALWHRTRLDEQAMDFAIRQIVGTFDFRSLETQWPNRKTSVRTVIKASVQRIRNWNLLGENGPPSEECQLDPEGEFLCMEITANGFLYNMVRTIAGTLIHIGRGKWGPEKLREIVDLQDRRRAGETAPAHGLYLWHVDYAPATQSLPTGDLPPAADDGGDPLAPPDAGCPSASAS
- the serS gene encoding serine--tRNA ligase; this translates as MLDLQFICDNLELITKNCADRNVTIDLSRLLELRDKRIELIQQADQTRHAQKELSAAIPKVADPAEKQKLVAEGRTLREKIATFETQQQEVEAALREIQAQVPNLTHPDAPVGPDETFSKVIRTWGTPKAFDFKVRDHVELAEICDLIDFQAGTKVAGHGFYFLKNEAVLLELALVQFAIQKLVAKGFTPYVTPDLARHEVLEGTGYNPRGNETQIYSINGTDLSLVATAEIPLGGSLKDEILDIEQLPIRMAGLSHCFRTEAGAHGRASRGIYRVHQFTKVEMFAFTAPDLAASNAMHEEIVAIEEEVFQQLGIPYQVLDTCSGDLGAPAYRKYDLEAWMPGRNTFGEVTSASNCTDFQSRRLGIRCRLPEKKGTQHVHTLNGTCVAISRALIAVLENYQLADGGIEIPEILRPWVGKARIEPRHPIA
- a CDS encoding dipeptidase, producing the protein MMPSTLADELKNRRAENVKILCQLLSIPSVSADPQCADSLHQAAATLSELFQIAGTGWSCEVMPTAGYPIVWARYRAPGNRRRAIVYGHYDVQPADPLDLWTTPPFKPTLRDGKIYARGATDDKGQMLTHILSALAWMKTKGQLPIDLDYIIEGEEEVGSENLERFLAEHRDELKADVAVISDTSQYAPGWPAITTGLRGIFACEVRVHGPRKDLHSGVFGGAIPNPIRELTRLLSLLHNEHNEVQVPGFYTDVVPLTDADRAGFAELPFDQAAFLAETGAIGLRGEAGFTPLEQRWARPTLEFNGIYGGYTGPGPKTIVPASATAKITCRLVANQNPDVLMKSLEEFLRSHLHPSCRLEFTADHGCPAFLMDRQSPFLQAASKAIEAGFGKAPVFIREGGSIPVVATFKRLLEIDTLLLGWGQNTDNLHSPDEHFLIEDFHRGTLASAILWEELANV